One region of Apium graveolens cultivar Ventura unplaced genomic scaffold, ASM990537v1 ctg8633, whole genome shotgun sequence genomic DNA includes:
- the LOC141705215 gene encoding uncharacterized protein LOC141705215 produces the protein MPFGLINVGATYQRLVNKIFKGQIGKTVEVYVDDMLVKSKKAEDHIADLAEMFQILRKFQMRLNPQKCVFGVESGKFLGFMVNHRGIKANLTKIKALLDMKSPTSVKQVQSLTGRIAALNRFVSKSSDSVGEGGSKPLVARILCEQKAHRIEVRTAYPLWHILHKPESSGRMLKWVVELGQFDLEYCPRTAIKGQTLVNFILEFDFEVDDKAIVLAEPSSQRNSPGDKREELPHPWWILHVDGAVNSNGSGAGIVLIIPEGHRLMSAIHFKFYVTNNDAEYEALINGLKLALEVGVVNLIVRSDSELVVNQVNGGFQARGPQTELYMRYAQRLLETFGNASLKSVPREENSNADALAKMGSQMDSVQLGQIPLEIQEILSIPDVEVLQTQEIPRKSWMTPFHNYIQTGAVPEDKLQARRLRY, from the exons ATGCCATTCGGTCTGATCAACGTCGGTGCCACTTAtcaaagattggtaaataaaatatttaaggGGCAGATTGGAAAAACGGTAGAGGTATACGTGGATGATATGCTCGTAAAATCTAAGAAGGCAGAAGATCACATCGCCGACTTAGCTGAGATGTTCCAGATTCTGAGAAAGTTTCAGATGAGGCTAAACCCACAGAAGTGCGTATTCGGTGTGGAATcaggaaaattcttgggatttaTGGTTAACCACCGGGGAATTAAGGCAAACCTGACAAAAATCAAGGCTCTGTTGGACATGAAATCTCCTACCAGCGTCAAGCAAGTGCAGAGCCTGACAGGAAGAATTGCGGCCCTAAATCGATTTGTCTCAAAGTCGTCAGACAG TGTTGGTGAAGGAGGAAGCAAGCCACTAGTGGCCCGTATACTATGTGAGCAAAAG GCTCACCGAATAGAAGTCCGCACTGCTTATCCGCTCTGGCATATTCTACACAAACCCGAATCGTCGGGAAGAATGTTAAAATGGGTAGTAGAGTTAGGACAATTCGATTTGGAATATTGTCCTCGTACGGCAATCAAGGGACAGACATTGGTTAATTTCATACTTGAGTTTGATTTTGAAGTAGATGATAAAGCCATAGTTTTGGCAGAACCTTCCTCGCAAAGAAATTCACCCGGTGATAAGAGGGAGGAACTCCCCCATCCTTGGTGGATCTTACATGTCGATGGGGCCGTAAACAGTAACGGATCAGGTGCAGGGATTGTCTTGATCATTCCGGAGGGGCACCGTTTGATGAGTGCTATCCATTTCAAATTTTACGTcaccaacaatgatgctgagtatgaagctTTGATCAACGGCCTGAAATTAGCTCTGGAGGTGGGGGTCGTGAATTTGATAGTTCGAAGTGACTCTGAGTTGGTTGTGAACCAAGTCAACGGAGGTTTCCAGGCCCGGGGACCACAGACGGAGTTGTACATGAGATATGCGCAACGCCTATTGGAAACATTTGGAAATGCCAGCCTAAAAAGTGTTCCGCGAGAAGAAAATAGTAATGCGGATGCCTTGGCCAAGATGGGATCCCAGATGGACAGCGTCCAACTTGGACAAATCCCTTTGGAAATCCAGGAAATCCTGAGTATTCCGGATGTAGAGGTGCTACAAACACAAGAAATTCCGCGAAAAAGCTGGATGACTCCCTTTCATAACTATATTCAAACAGGAGCTGTACCAGAAGACAAACTACAGGCTCGACGCCTTCGATACTAG